From Sphingomonas hengshuiensis, one genomic window encodes:
- a CDS encoding CDP-alcohol phosphatidyltransferase family protein: MNHLSPPPAPGRVIVRLNWVDAVTLGGLLLALGALLATARHQLALALGLLFLAVFCDAFDGVLARRFGLARDFGRYLDSFVDVFIYLITPAAWFYASGFDTPWALAILAVFIAAGLIRLSVFNGIGNIEIPAAGGSAKLAYLGMPVFWAAFAAAGYFPLRLLAGDELARPMLGVVLLVYAALMLHRADYWKPRHKGLMLGAIGAISAAYFWLAG; this comes from the coding sequence ATGAACCACCTGTCGCCGCCGCCAGCGCCTGGCCGCGTCATCGTCCGCCTAAACTGGGTGGACGCCGTCACCCTGGGCGGCCTGTTGCTGGCCCTGGGCGCGCTGCTCGCCACTGCCCGGCACCAGCTTGCTCTGGCCCTGGGCCTGCTGTTCCTCGCCGTGTTCTGCGACGCCTTCGACGGCGTGCTGGCCCGCCGCTTCGGCCTGGCGCGGGACTTCGGGCGCTATCTCGACAGCTTCGTCGACGTGTTCATCTACCTGATCACGCCCGCCGCCTGGTTCTACGCCAGCGGTTTCGACACCCCATGGGCGCTGGCGATCCTCGCGGTCTTCATCGCCGCCGGCCTGATCCGCCTGTCGGTCTTCAACGGCATCGGCAATATCGAGATTCCCGCCGCGGGCGGCTCCGCGAAGCTGGCCTATCTGGGCATGCCGGTGTTCTGGGCGGCCTTCGCCGCCGCTGGCTATTTCCCGCTGCGCCTGCTCGCGGGCGACGAACTGGCCCGACCGATGCTAGGCGTGGTCCTGCTGGTTTACGCGGCGCTGATGCTGCACCGGGCCGACTATTGGAAGCCGCGCCACAAGGGCCTGATGCTGGGCGCCATCGGCGCCATCAGCGCCGCGTACTTCTGGCTTGCCGGCTGA
- a CDS encoding alpha/beta fold hydrolase: protein MLDVLEKTALTAPNQTVDVDGRTLAYRTFGSGPNMVLCVRLRATMDMWDPLFLDKLAENFTVTIFDYSGLGLSTGTPSYAKPAMAKDVNDLVEALGFEKIVIGGWSLGGFAAQTYAASHPDKVSHVLAIGTMPPGLMVKPFEPLFFETAGKPDYSTQDEYTLFFEPGSAKSRALADASLTRIAARSDVTDRITPSEVFMKSVGESSDPTTPFPDPDGALGAFFRGTDIPVLALCGDHDIIFPVENWYALNDLWPTLFVVTFPESGHGPQHQYPEMAADIIATFISNS from the coding sequence ATGCTTGACGTTCTTGAGAAGACGGCGCTGACCGCGCCCAATCAGACGGTCGATGTCGATGGCCGGACCCTCGCCTATCGCACCTTCGGCTCGGGCCCGAACATGGTCCTCTGCGTCCGGCTGCGCGCGACGATGGACATGTGGGACCCGCTTTTCCTCGACAAGCTGGCCGAGAATTTCACCGTGACCATATTCGACTATTCGGGGCTCGGTCTCTCCACCGGCACCCCGAGCTACGCCAAGCCCGCCATGGCGAAGGACGTCAACGATCTGGTCGAGGCCCTCGGCTTCGAGAAGATCGTCATCGGGGGCTGGTCGCTGGGCGGTTTTGCCGCGCAGACCTACGCGGCATCCCACCCCGACAAGGTCAGCCACGTGCTGGCGATCGGGACGATGCCGCCGGGGTTGATGGTGAAGCCGTTCGAACCGCTGTTCTTCGAAACCGCCGGCAAGCCCGATTATTCGACCCAGGACGAATATACCCTCTTCTTCGAACCGGGCTCGGCGAAGAGCCGGGCGCTTGCCGATGCATCGCTGACGCGGATCGCCGCGCGCAGCGACGTGACGGACCGCATCACCCCTTCCGAGGTTTTCATGAAGTCGGTCGGTGAATCGAGCGATCCGACCACCCCTTTCCCGGACCCCGACGGCGCGCTCGGCGCATTCTTCCGGGGCACCGACATCCCGGTGCTCGCTTTGTGCGGGGATCACGACATCATCTTCCCGGTCGAGAATTGGTACGCGCTCAACGATCTCTGGCCGACGCTCTTCGTCGTGACGTTCCCGGAGAGCGGACATGGCCCCCAGCATCAATATCCCGAAATGGCGGCGGACATCATCGCCACCTTCATCAGCAACAGCTAA
- the asd gene encoding archaetidylserine decarboxylase (Phosphatidylserine decarboxylase is synthesized as a single chain precursor. Generation of the pyruvoyl active site from a Ser is coupled to cleavage of a Gly-Ser bond between the larger (beta) and smaller (alpha chains). It is an integral membrane protein.), with the protein MIGAINHLVTRPWFQRFADQRSVARWFGRLADSRRLPQWLLRRIIRAYCRSFAIRPDDFVFDIDGPLITFNAFFTRALKPGARPVAAGIVAPADGYLSAMGRLDQGLMLQVKGRTYALDSLLGEAVGWPDGHYATIYLSPADYHRFHAPCDLRIHSARRLPGDLLATNRDAIAATDRVYCRNERLVLRADSHHGPLYLIAVGATVIGRARIELDAALGVLLTDHRDAAGPVQEFDPPVAVAKGAELGCFEMGSTVIVIFATPGLRTARHDDADAPRIRMGETLWHP; encoded by the coding sequence ATGATCGGCGCCATCAATCATCTGGTCACCCGGCCCTGGTTCCAGCGCTTCGCCGACCAGCGCAGCGTGGCGCGGTGGTTCGGGCGGCTGGCGGACAGTCGCCGGCTGCCGCAATGGCTGTTGCGGCGGATCATCCGCGCCTATTGCCGCAGCTTCGCCATTCGGCCCGATGACTTCGTTTTCGACATCGACGGCCCGCTCATCACCTTCAACGCCTTTTTTACCCGGGCGCTGAAGCCGGGTGCCCGCCCGGTGGCCGCCGGCATCGTCGCCCCGGCGGACGGCTATCTCAGCGCCATGGGCCGGCTGGATCAGGGCCTGATGCTGCAGGTGAAGGGGCGCACCTACGCCCTGGACAGCCTGTTGGGCGAGGCCGTGGGCTGGCCGGACGGGCACTATGCAACGATCTACCTTTCGCCAGCGGATTATCATCGCTTCCATGCGCCATGCGACCTGCGCATCCATTCCGCGCGTCGCCTGCCCGGCGACCTGCTGGCCACTAACCGCGACGCGATCGCCGCCACGGACCGCGTCTATTGCCGGAATGAGCGCCTGGTGCTGCGCGCCGACAGCCACCACGGTCCGCTGTACCTGATCGCCGTGGGCGCCACGGTGATCGGCCGGGCGCGCATCGAACTGGACGCCGCGCTGGGCGTCCTGCTGACGGACCACCGCGACGCCGCCGGGCCGGTGCAAGAGTTCGATCCGCCCGTGGCGGTGGCCAAGGGGGCGGAGCTGGGCTGCTTCGAGATGGGCTCCACCGTCATCGTCATCTTCGCCACCCCCGGCCTGCGGACAGCCCGACACGACGACGCGGACGCCCCCCGCATCCGGATGGGAGAAACCTTATGGCACCCCTGA
- a CDS encoding response regulator transcription factor encodes MIEALRRISSRRRHDRAAAEHTSVYLSTSLEMRDVGRMEDDAIVHVIDDDPSMRRSVESLLRSVDIVARTYESARAFLASEQPDLPGCLLLDVRLPGLSGLDFQSQLERLGIGLPVIMMTAHGDIPMTVQAMKAGATDFLPKPFRDQDLIDAVAVAIERDRVRRIDDQELALVRERYALLSDREKQVMAFVTNGRLNKQVAFDLGLSEITIKIHRASGMRKMGARTLPDLVKMAQLLKL; translated from the coding sequence ATGATCGAGGCGCTGCGACGCATCTCCAGCCGGCGCCGGCACGATCGTGCCGCCGCTGAACATACCTCGGTATATCTTTCAACTTCGCTGGAAATGCGTGACGTTGGCCGCATGGAAGACGATGCCATCGTTCACGTGATTGATGACGATCCGTCGATGCGTCGTTCGGTCGAAAGCTTGCTGCGATCCGTCGATATCGTCGCCCGAACCTATGAATCGGCGCGCGCCTTTCTGGCCAGCGAGCAGCCTGACCTTCCTGGCTGCCTGTTGCTCGACGTCCGGCTCCCCGGGCTCAGCGGCCTGGACTTTCAGTCGCAACTCGAACGCCTTGGCATTGGATTGCCGGTGATCATGATGACCGCGCATGGCGACATACCGATGACCGTGCAGGCGATGAAGGCAGGCGCAACCGACTTCCTGCCGAAGCCGTTCCGGGATCAGGATCTTATCGACGCGGTCGCCGTGGCGATCGAGAGGGATCGGGTGCGCCGTATCGATGATCAGGAACTGGCGCTGGTCCGGGAACGCTATGCGTTGCTATCCGATCGCGAGAAGCAGGTGATGGCGTTCGTGACCAATGGCCGGCTGAACAAGCAGGTTGCCTTCGATCTGGGCCTGAGCGAGATCACGATCAAGATTCACCGCGCATCCGGGATGCGCAAGATGGGCGCCAGGACCTTGCCCGATCTCGTCAAGATGGCGCAACTGCTGAAGCTCTAG
- a CDS encoding response regulator transcription factor: MPNDPLISVIDDDGSLRRALVALLRSLGYEASGHASAEEFLATGEIDRSACVITDIQMPGMSGIDLKIALDERDTRVPVIMITARSEEALLARAAASGAACVLQKPFPADSFVESLERVLLAQP, translated from the coding sequence GTGCCCAATGATCCGCTGATCTCCGTGATAGATGATGATGGCTCGTTACGCCGGGCGCTCGTCGCGCTGTTGCGCTCGCTTGGATACGAAGCCAGCGGCCATGCCTCGGCCGAGGAGTTTCTGGCCACCGGTGAGATTGATCGTTCGGCGTGTGTCATCACCGATATCCAGATGCCCGGGATGAGCGGTATCGATCTCAAGATTGCGCTCGATGAACGGGACACCCGCGTCCCCGTGATAATGATCACGGCGCGATCCGAAGAGGCCCTTCTCGCGCGCGCTGCGGCCAGCGGCGCTGCCTGTGTTTTGCAAAAGCCCTTCCCGGCCGACAGCTTCGTCGAGAGCCTGGAGCGCGTGTTGCTCGCTCAGCCATAG
- a CDS encoding alpha/beta hydrolase codes for MTSTILFVHGAWLTPSCWTPWRAHFEALGYNTVAPTWPHMDRPIAELRRSPRPELAKLGVGAIVDGYAAAIAQLDEPPVIVGHSFGGLVTQMLIGRGLGVAGVAIDPAPPRGVLPGLRSVVSALPVLTAFNGWNRILTMSEKGFRADFANAAPADLQRSAFEREIVPCPGRPYFQAAIGIGNGVPFDTITQPMLFVSGGRDRTADPAMVRRIQRRYQKAGVKAELALYPDHSHFLIAEPGWERIAKAVAAWLEHNRLGIAKPGSDRVAA; via the coding sequence ATGACTTCGACCATCCTGTTCGTTCACGGCGCGTGGCTAACGCCGAGTTGCTGGACGCCCTGGCGGGCCCATTTCGAGGCGCTAGGGTACAACACCGTCGCGCCGACCTGGCCCCATATGGACCGGCCGATCGCGGAGCTGCGGCGATCGCCCCGCCCGGAACTCGCGAAGCTGGGCGTCGGCGCTATCGTCGATGGCTATGCGGCCGCCATCGCGCAACTGGACGAACCGCCCGTCATCGTCGGGCACAGTTTCGGCGGTCTGGTGACGCAAATGCTGATCGGTCGGGGGCTGGGCGTGGCGGGCGTGGCGATCGACCCGGCGCCGCCCCGCGGCGTACTGCCCGGGTTGCGATCGGTGGTGAGCGCGCTGCCGGTGCTGACGGCGTTCAATGGCTGGAATCGCATTCTAACCATGTCCGAGAAGGGCTTTCGCGCCGACTTCGCCAATGCGGCGCCTGCAGACTTGCAACGCAGCGCGTTCGAGCGCGAGATCGTGCCGTGCCCCGGGCGTCCTTACTTCCAGGCGGCGATCGGCATTGGCAACGGCGTTCCGTTCGATACGATCACGCAGCCGATGCTGTTCGTCTCGGGCGGTCGGGATCGCACCGCGGATCCCGCGATGGTGCGGCGTATCCAGCGGCGCTACCAGAAGGCGGGCGTGAAGGCCGAACTCGCGCTGTACCCGGATCATTCCCATTTCCTGATCGCGGAGCCTGGTTGGGAGCGTATCGCTAAAGCGGTTGCGGCCTGGCTGGAGCACAACCGCTTAGGGATCGCGAAGCCGGGATCGGACAGGGTCGCGGCCTGA
- a CDS encoding FecR family protein, with translation MAGRILFPFARGDRLRAEAAQLVVQGDDAKLDEWLSADVERATAYLEGAFLWNDLKGVPAATAPSVPAFSANRRYFVAAAAAAAVVVAAIGLPLVSGTGEIVHRTAVGEQRVVTLADGSRATLNTDTVLEVAYTAERRGMRLVRGEALFEVAHDPNYPFLVEAGGGTVRALGTAFVVRSERDRLEVTLITGRVEVSRQTGAARRVVELSPGERYSSDGDAGPVKLDKPRVEAVIAWRNGQLIFDETPLAEAVAEANRYEIQPIELRVTGDPATLSGVFRTGENHNFARSVATMYGLQIDEAPSGIVISGRINTR, from the coding sequence ATGGCGGGACGAATCCTCTTTCCGTTCGCCCGCGGCGATAGGCTAAGAGCCGAGGCCGCGCAGCTTGTCGTCCAGGGCGACGATGCCAAGCTCGACGAGTGGCTGTCGGCAGACGTGGAGCGAGCGACTGCGTATCTCGAAGGCGCGTTCCTTTGGAACGATCTCAAGGGCGTTCCGGCGGCAACTGCGCCCAGCGTCCCGGCGTTCTCGGCCAATCGCCGGTATTTTGTCGCAGCGGCTGCGGCTGCGGCCGTCGTCGTCGCAGCCATCGGCTTGCCGCTGGTCAGCGGCACCGGTGAAATCGTCCACCGCACGGCGGTCGGCGAACAGCGCGTCGTCACGCTGGCCGACGGCAGCCGGGCAACGCTCAACACCGACACTGTGCTCGAAGTGGCGTATACCGCCGAGCGGCGCGGCATGCGGCTGGTGCGCGGCGAGGCCTTGTTCGAGGTCGCGCACGACCCCAACTATCCTTTCCTGGTCGAAGCCGGCGGCGGAACCGTGCGCGCGCTGGGCACCGCGTTCGTCGTTCGCAGCGAGCGTGACCGGCTCGAAGTGACGTTGATCACCGGTCGAGTCGAAGTGTCGCGGCAAACCGGCGCCGCGCGGCGCGTTGTCGAGCTTTCGCCGGGCGAGCGGTATAGCAGCGATGGTGATGCCGGTCCGGTGAAGCTGGACAAGCCTCGAGTCGAGGCGGTGATCGCCTGGCGCAACGGCCAGCTGATTTTCGACGAAACCCCGCTCGCCGAAGCCGTGGCCGAGGCCAACCGATATGAAATCCAGCCCATTGAATTGCGGGTCACCGGGGACCCCGCCACGCTGAGCGGCGTGTTCCGCACCGGCGAGAACCACAATTTCGCGCGCAGCGTCGCGACGATGTACGGTCTTCAGATCGATGAAGCACCCTCAGGCATTGTGATCAGCGGCCGGATCAACACGCGCTAG
- a CDS encoding PAS domain-containing sensor histidine kinase, with protein sequence MAASFWEMDFSEVRKKIGALFGSGVTDLRAYFAAHPGFVDECIAATRIVDVNDTTIEVFRAPSREAILELPLGWEWPQESRPVYAEALIAAAERRDRFMTEVRLQRWDGSLLDALFTVCWPSNHKARGTVLVGVIDISDRKAMERELRESEERYRNLFEFMPMAVWRMDGSAMKAKLQALRDAGETSLLPYAAANPDFSAGDLLNVIEVNQATLRLFGLETKEQAIGPLSRFWATDEATIRISDQRMRGSKYVQSEARLLRANGTEFDALVTVGFPDAFADQSVNLVAALDISDRVDAFKALEASEARFRNLFDHMPVALVQLDMRDLQLWLEGFGLENDALAAHLEAQPALIEQLLRHVQVDACNPEALRLFGMQGEAVIPRTIEPFWTLRPDTVLRSTMARLRGAKAFSEETQVVNLQGDVVDVLYTIAYPAELVARGINIVGFVDLSERTRTSQALRLSEGRYRELFQQIPVALWRLDPSGMTDLLTALKHQGVEDLGAHFDANPDLLVRCMEQVTIVEANAAAAKLAGVQDPQELTGRTTADFWRNHPEIFRNSLLARWRGDGGYAEEGLMETPNRGTADIAFSVAYPTQVGDQAISVVSTLDIGDRKRAEQRLQRVQADFSHAARVSTLGELAASIAHEVNQPLAAIAAYAQASLRWLKRETPDMDELKTLSEQVIEDAQRASDIIARIRGMAMKRDPAYVALDLNDVVEEALVIVRHEAATHAVKIATRLASGLPAIVGDRIQLQQVIVNLALNAAQAMSTTDRDKRLITVSTSLDGDTLAVSVSDTGPGIAPDNLDHLFTGFFTTRPQGMGMGLAICRSIIEAHGGFINASNGAVGACFRFTLPTTGQ encoded by the coding sequence ATGGCGGCGTCCTTCTGGGAGATGGATTTCTCGGAGGTTCGCAAGAAGATTGGCGCGCTTTTCGGGTCCGGCGTCACCGACCTCCGCGCCTATTTCGCTGCGCATCCAGGCTTTGTCGACGAGTGCATCGCCGCCACCAGGATCGTCGACGTCAACGACACGACGATAGAGGTTTTCCGCGCACCGTCGCGCGAGGCGATTCTGGAACTTCCGCTCGGCTGGGAATGGCCGCAGGAAAGCCGTCCGGTCTACGCCGAAGCCCTGATCGCCGCCGCAGAGCGACGCGACCGCTTCATGACCGAAGTGCGATTGCAGCGCTGGGACGGCTCGCTTCTGGACGCGCTGTTCACGGTCTGCTGGCCCTCGAATCACAAGGCGCGCGGCACGGTCCTTGTCGGCGTGATCGACATTTCGGATCGCAAGGCGATGGAGCGCGAGTTGCGCGAAAGCGAAGAGCGCTATCGCAACCTCTTCGAATTCATGCCCATGGCCGTCTGGCGCATGGACGGCAGCGCCATGAAGGCCAAGCTGCAGGCACTCCGCGATGCCGGCGAAACCAGCCTGTTGCCCTATGCCGCCGCCAATCCCGATTTCAGCGCGGGAGACCTGCTGAACGTTATCGAGGTAAACCAAGCCACACTGCGACTGTTCGGGCTGGAAACCAAGGAGCAGGCAATCGGGCCGCTGAGCCGCTTCTGGGCCACCGATGAAGCCACCATTCGTATCAGCGACCAACGCATGCGCGGCAGCAAATATGTGCAGTCCGAGGCGCGCCTGCTTCGCGCAAACGGCACCGAATTCGATGCCTTGGTAACCGTAGGCTTCCCGGATGCCTTCGCCGATCAGAGTGTAAACCTGGTCGCAGCGCTCGACATCAGCGATCGCGTCGACGCTTTCAAGGCGCTGGAGGCAAGCGAGGCGCGCTTCCGCAATCTATTCGACCACATGCCCGTCGCGCTCGTCCAGCTCGACATGCGCGACCTCCAGCTTTGGCTGGAGGGGTTCGGGTTGGAAAACGATGCGCTCGCCGCCCATCTTGAGGCACAGCCCGCGCTGATCGAACAACTCCTGCGGCATGTGCAGGTCGATGCGTGCAACCCCGAAGCGCTACGGCTCTTCGGAATGCAGGGCGAAGCGGTGATTCCCCGAACCATCGAGCCGTTCTGGACGCTTCGCCCCGACACGGTCCTGCGCTCGACCATGGCCAGGCTGCGCGGCGCCAAGGCGTTCTCGGAGGAAACCCAGGTCGTCAATCTCCAGGGCGACGTGGTCGATGTGCTGTACACCATCGCCTACCCAGCCGAACTGGTCGCGCGCGGCATCAACATCGTCGGGTTCGTCGACCTGAGCGAACGCACGCGGACCAGCCAGGCGCTCCGCCTGAGCGAGGGTCGGTATCGTGAACTCTTCCAGCAGATCCCCGTAGCACTCTGGCGGCTCGATCCCAGTGGCATGACCGACCTGCTGACGGCATTGAAGCATCAGGGGGTGGAGGATCTTGGCGCGCACTTCGATGCGAACCCGGACCTTCTGGTGCGGTGCATGGAGCAGGTCACGATCGTCGAGGCGAACGCGGCCGCCGCCAAGCTGGCCGGGGTGCAGGACCCCCAGGAACTCACGGGTCGTACCACCGCCGATTTTTGGCGCAACCATCCCGAGATCTTCCGAAATTCGCTGCTCGCGCGCTGGCGGGGGGATGGCGGCTATGCCGAAGAAGGGCTGATGGAGACGCCGAATCGCGGCACCGCCGACATCGCCTTCTCGGTCGCCTATCCCACACAGGTCGGTGATCAGGCGATCAGCGTGGTCAGCACCCTCGACATTGGCGACCGCAAGCGTGCCGAACAGCGACTGCAACGCGTCCAGGCCGATTTCAGCCATGCGGCGCGGGTGTCCACGCTGGGCGAGTTGGCCGCGTCGATCGCGCATGAAGTCAATCAGCCCCTGGCGGCGATCGCTGCCTATGCGCAGGCCAGCCTGCGCTGGCTGAAGCGCGAGACGCCCGACATGGATGAGCTCAAAACCTTGTCGGAGCAGGTCATCGAGGACGCGCAACGCGCGAGCGACATCATCGCGCGCATCCGCGGCATGGCGATGAAGCGCGACCCGGCCTATGTCGCTCTCGACCTCAATGACGTCGTCGAAGAAGCGCTGGTGATCGTGCGGCACGAAGCTGCAACGCACGCCGTGAAGATTGCCACCCGCCTCGCTTCCGGCTTGCCCGCAATCGTCGGGGACCGCATTCAGCTCCAGCAGGTCATCGTCAACCTCGCGCTCAACGCGGCCCAGGCCATGTCCACGACCGACCGCGACAAGCGGCTCATTACGGTATCGACCTCTCTCGACGGGGACACGCTGGCGGTATCGGTCAGCGACACCGGCCCCGGCATCGCGCCCGACAATCTGGATCATCTGTTCACGGGGTTCTTCACCACCAGGCCGCAGGGCATGGGGATGGGCCTGGCGATCTGCCGGTCGATCATCGAGGCGCATGGCGGGTTTATCAATGCGTCTAACGGCGCGGTCGGCGCATGCTTCCGCTTCACCCTGCCAACGACCGGGCAATAG
- a CDS encoding CDP-archaeol synthase, whose translation MAPLISQPSLWPALALCALPAVIAGCLHMAVVRLDLCPWLARPLDGGRCWRGARIFGDNKTWRGLVAMILFSILGCYALAGLMALAPGLAPYNVLDFSTHGAPFYGLLYGLGYSLFELPNSFLKRRRDIRPGQAGALPHILLDQADSVLGCLLLLYPFSRMDFAFVMTGVVAFTALHLAVNYLLYLCKLRAVPL comes from the coding sequence ATGGCACCCCTGATCTCGCAGCCATCCTTGTGGCCCGCCCTCGCTTTGTGCGCGCTGCCCGCCGTGATCGCCGGCTGCCTGCACATGGCCGTGGTGCGCCTGGACCTGTGCCCCTGGCTGGCGCGTCCGCTGGACGGTGGGCGCTGCTGGCGAGGCGCCCGCATCTTCGGCGACAACAAGACCTGGCGCGGCCTGGTCGCCATGATCCTGTTCAGCATCCTGGGATGCTATGCGCTTGCCGGCCTGATGGCCCTGGCCCCCGGGCTGGCCCCCTATAATGTTCTGGACTTCAGCACCCATGGGGCGCCGTTTTACGGCCTGCTCTACGGTCTGGGCTACAGCCTGTTCGAATTGCCCAACAGCTTCCTCAAGCGTCGGCGCGACATCCGCCCGGGCCAGGCCGGGGCCCTGCCCCACATCCTGCTGGACCAGGCCGATTCCGTCCTCGGCTGCCTGCTGCTGCTCTATCCCTTCAGCCGCATGGATTTTGCCTTCGTGATGACCGGAGTGGTGGCCTTCACTGCGCTGCACCTGGCGGTCAACTACCTGCTGTACCTCTGCAAGCTACGGGCGGTGCCACTATGA
- a CDS encoding isochorismatase family cysteine hydrolase — protein MSTAPTYDPARTALLFVDPYNDFLAENGKLWPMVAAVANETGLHDNLRRVVSGIRGAGIQIVIVPHHRWKPGELDGWDHPNSYMLGGYDRQIFAQGDWGGEWYPEFAPQEGDLIATEHWGSSGFANTNLDTLLKQKGLTHVILVGLIANTCLESTGKYAVELGYHVTLVRDATAAASHAAMHCAHEINGPTFAHAILTTNELLAAIPATAPLAA, from the coding sequence ATGAGCACTGCACCCACCTATGATCCCGCCCGCACGGCGTTGCTGTTCGTCGATCCCTACAACGACTTCCTCGCCGAAAACGGAAAGCTCTGGCCGATGGTCGCCGCGGTGGCGAACGAGACCGGGCTGCACGACAATCTCCGCAGGGTCGTATCGGGCATCCGCGGCGCCGGCATCCAGATCGTGATCGTGCCGCACCATCGCTGGAAGCCCGGCGAGCTCGATGGCTGGGATCACCCCAATTCCTATATGCTGGGCGGCTATGACCGCCAGATCTTCGCGCAGGGAGACTGGGGCGGCGAATGGTACCCCGAATTCGCTCCGCAGGAAGGCGACCTGATCGCCACCGAGCATTGGGGCAGCAGTGGCTTTGCCAATACCAATCTCGATACGCTGCTCAAGCAAAAGGGCCTGACGCATGTCATCCTGGTCGGTCTGATCGCCAACACCTGCCTGGAGAGCACCGGCAAATACGCCGTCGAACTGGGCTACCACGTCACCCTGGTCCGCGATGCGACCGCCGCTGCCAGCCATGCGGCGATGCACTGCGCGCACGAGATCAACGGACCGACCTTCGCCCACGCGATCCTCACCACCAACGAGCTGCTCGCCGCGATCCCCGCGACCGCGCCGCTCGCCGCCTGA
- a CDS encoding RNA polymerase sigma factor, whose translation MSASIKSTIQRLKLVLYQRGVSPQDVEDIIQEAYQRLEKYQQTHEVRHIEGFLVRTAANIVIDRSRVRKWEKLADDPDALIIADDAPRPDEVYASRKRFERLSEGLAMLDPLTQQFIRQNRIEGITMARIAEQNGLTVSAIEKRMAKGLKFLMGWMDGW comes from the coding sequence ATGAGCGCCTCGATAAAATCGACAATCCAGCGACTTAAGCTTGTGCTTTACCAACGGGGTGTATCGCCGCAGGACGTCGAAGATATCATCCAGGAGGCATATCAGCGTCTGGAGAAGTATCAGCAGACGCATGAAGTCCGGCACATCGAGGGATTTCTGGTGCGGACCGCGGCAAATATCGTTATCGATCGCAGCAGGGTTCGCAAATGGGAAAAGCTGGCCGACGACCCAGACGCGCTGATCATCGCGGACGACGCGCCCCGACCTGACGAGGTCTATGCGTCGCGCAAGCGGTTCGAGCGGCTGAGCGAGGGGTTGGCGATGCTGGACCCCTTGACGCAGCAGTTTATCCGGCAGAACCGGATCGAAGGTATAACGATGGCGCGCATTGCCGAGCAAAACGGCCTGACCGTGAGCGCGATCGAGAAGCGGATGGCGAAGGGCCTGAAGTTTCTCATGGGATGGATGGACGGGTGGTAA
- a CDS encoding SapC family protein: MATSPDRGALPLFFRKPVALSSERHAHWRVRQGDVGFAAGSAAVPIVVGEFAAAARDYPILFADGTAAPVALLGLEARNLFIADGAWDPASYVPAYVRRYPFTTVVDPQGNHALVVDAESDRIVADSDISEGEALFAEGKPAVPLNNVIAFCQRFHIDAEATEAFAAALLASDILVERRADITLAAGQSLRIEGFRIVDEARFRALEADKVLDWHQKGWLGLVSFHLASLARFESLVSRHSALPA, translated from the coding sequence ATGGCCACTTCTCCCGACCGCGGCGCACTGCCGCTCTTCTTCCGCAAGCCGGTCGCATTGTCCTCGGAGCGCCACGCGCATTGGCGTGTGCGGCAGGGCGATGTCGGTTTCGCCGCCGGGTCCGCCGCCGTGCCGATCGTTGTGGGCGAGTTCGCCGCGGCAGCGCGCGACTATCCCATCCTCTTTGCCGATGGCACGGCGGCGCCGGTCGCACTGCTCGGCTTGGAAGCACGCAACCTGTTCATTGCCGATGGCGCATGGGACCCGGCGTCCTATGTCCCGGCCTATGTTCGGCGCTATCCCTTCACGACGGTCGTCGATCCGCAGGGCAATCACGCCTTGGTCGTTGATGCCGAAAGCGACCGGATCGTCGCCGATTCCGACATCAGCGAAGGCGAGGCGCTGTTCGCCGAAGGAAAGCCCGCGGTGCCGCTCAACAACGTCATCGCCTTTTGCCAGCGCTTCCATATCGACGCCGAGGCGACCGAGGCATTCGCCGCCGCGCTGCTGGCAAGCGACATCCTGGTCGAGCGGCGAGCGGACATCACGCTGGCCGCGGGCCAGTCATTGCGCATCGAGGGCTTTCGCATCGTCGATGAAGCCCGGTTTCGGGCCCTGGAGGCAGATAAGGTTCTGGACTGGCACCAGAAAGGCTGGCTAGGATTGGTTAGTTTCCATTTAGCGTCGCTTGCACGGTTCGAATCGCTGGTGTCGCGCCACAGTGCTTTGCCTGCCTGA